CGTTCCTTTGCCGGCGAGCAACCTCTCGACGGTGCTTCGGCCGGAGCAGTGCTCGCTCGAGTCAGGTGCAAACGGAGTGACCTTCACCACGCGGGGCCCGGGCGACGGTGGCCTCTTTCTGGCGACGCCGCTGGGGGCGATTCGTCTGCCGATGGAGCAACGATTTCGCGTTTGCCCGGCAGCGGGCGATGGCCAGGGCCGGCTGGACGCCAGCCACGAGATGTGGCTCTTCGGTCGACAGTTTCTGACGATAGAATACGTGATCGAGGCGCGAGAGCGCGACTCGCGATAGCGCCTCGGGGCGCTACTCGTCGATCTCGAGTTCGAACTGCTCGTTCTCGGAGACGGCGTTGAGGACGACGCTCGTGTTCGACTCCTTGATGTCGGGATCGGTGAGGAGGGCCTTGATCTGGTCGTTCATCCCGTCGGTGTCAGTGAACTTGCCGACGGCGATGACGTCGTAGTCGCCGGTGACCTCGTAGACGGAGATCATCTGCTTGTGCTCCTCGAGCGTCTCGGTGATGTCGGGGAGGGCGTTCCCCTCGACTTTCAACTGGATGATGGCCGTGACGTCGTAGTCGAGGGCGTCGTAGTCAATCTTCGGGGTGTAGCCGTGAATCACGCCGTCGTCCTCGAGCGCAGAGAGGTGGTTCGAGACGGTGGTCACGGAGACGTCGAGGTCCTCGGCGAGGCTGCGGAGGCTCGCCCGTCCGTCGCCCAGAAGTGCATTCACTAGCTTTGCGTCGAGATTTTCGTACGTCATCACGTTCACCAACTCACCCCGCCCATTAGAACTTTACGAATAACCAATTTCGATCGAGAGACGGGGTATTTGCTCACAACAGCAGGATTTTAGTAGTGGACCTCGTTGGGGAGAACGACGAGAAGATGACAAGCGGAAACATTACCCCGACCGAACAGGCGGTGCTGGACGAAATCGAGGAGAAAGGCGTCGATTTCCTCCGGCTCCAGTTCACCGACATCCTCGGCGTCGTCAAAAACGTCGCCGTCCCGGCCCGCCAGGCCGAGAAGGCGTTCACCGAGGGAATCTACTTCGACGGCTCCTCGATCGAAGGCTTCGTGCGGATCCAGGAGTCGGACATGCGCCTCGTGCCCGACCCGGACACGTTCGCCATCCTCCCGTGGAGACAGAGCGGCGAGAGCGCCTCGGCGCGGATGATCTGTGACGTCTACAACACCTCCACCGGCGAGCCCTTCGAGGGCGACCCGCGCTACATTCTGAAGCAGGCGATCGACCGCGCCCAGGACCTCGGCTACTCGATCAACGCCGCACCCGAACCCGAGTTCTTCCTGTTCGAGGAGGACGAGGAAGGCGGCGCGACGACCGAGACGAACGACGCTGGCGGTTACTTCGACCTCGCGCCAAAGGACCTCGCGAGCGACGTCCGTCGGGACATCATCTACGGCCTCGAGAGCATGGGCTTCGAGGTCGAGGCGAGCCACCACGAGGTCGCCGAGGGCCAACACGAGATCAACTTCGAGTACGACGACGCGCTCACTACGGCCGACAACGTCGGCACCTTCCGAACGGTCGTGCGCGCCATCGCGGCCCAGCACGGCTACCACGCGACGTTCATGCCGAAGCCGATCCCGCGGATCAACGGCTCCGGGATGCACACCCACATCTCGCTGTTCACCGAGGACGGCGAGAACGCGTTCCACGACGGCGACGACGAGTTCAACCTCTCGAGTACGGCGAAGTCGTTCCTCGCGGGCGTCCTCGAGCACGCCCCGGCGATCACGGCCATCGCGAACCCGATCGTCAACAGCTACAAGCGGCTGGTGCCCGGCTACGAGGCGCCCGTTTACGTGGCCTGGTCCGACCGCAACCGTTCGGCGCTCATCCGCAAGCCGGCCGCTCGCGTGCCGGCGGCCTCTCGCATCGAACTGCGTTCGCCCGACCCCTCGTGCAACCCCTACCTTGCGCTGGCGGTCATGATCCACGCGGGTCTCGACGGTATCGAGAAGGACCTCGAGGCAGACGACCCCGTCCGGGAGAACATCTACGAGTTCGACGAGGAGAAACGCGAGGAGTACGGCATCGAGACGCTCCCGGAAAACCTCGGCGAGGCGGTCGACGCCCTCGAGGACGACGAAGTCATCTACGACGCCCTCGGCGACCACGTCGGGCCGAAGTTCGTTAAGGCGAAGCGCCAGGAGTATGAGGAGTACCTGGTGGACGTCTCCGAGTGGGAACTCGATCGGTACCTCGAGACGTTCTAGCGCTTCACTGGATCAATGCCCGCATCGCTCGCTGTTTTCGTTCTTCTTCGTGCTGTCGGATAGTGCCGACGAGAGGAGCGTCCGGTCGTCCAATCGGTTGCTCCTCGAGCCCTCGACCCCGCTCAGGAGCGCCACTCCGAGACCCGGTTGCGGAGCCGTCCTGGAAGACCGAGCGCGGAGATGCCGGCGCCGAACAGCACCATCAGCACGTAGACGCCCAGCGTCGACGTCCAGACGACGAGCATCGCCAGGACGGCCCACGGGCCGTCGAGGAAGTAGAACGCGCCCAGTGTCATCGCGGTGCCGTACAACAAGACGAGGTAGGGCCCCCAGCCGTGGGCGTGACCTCGGCGAACGCGGCGACGGACGTACTGCTTGAGGTCGGACTCGAGGGACTGCCGCCGGACGGTTCGATCCTCGACGGAGGTCTCGAAGGACTCCAGCCGATCCTCGAGCTGTCGGAGTTCCTCGCGAAGGGCGGCGGGATCGTCCGCTCGGTCGCGGGTCCTGGATTCCCCGCGCTCTCGTGAGCGTGATCGTGATTGCGACTCGCTCGCCCCCCGTGCTGGCCCGTCTCGCTCGTCGGCTCCAGTGGCGTCCTCGGACATCGCTTCTGTGGATACCTGTCGTGGCCCGTGACTTTGTAGCTGCCGATCCACGTCAATTCCGGCGAGGACGGCGTTGACCACGACGCCGAAGACGACGATCGCGGCGCCGACGTAGAGCCAGATGAGCACGAGCAAGACGGCGCCGAGGACGCCGTAGACGCTGTACCCGCCCACGAACGCGGTGTAGAGCGAGAACACCTGTCCGAGCGCGAACCAGCCGACCGTGGCGATGATCGCCCCCGGTGCGGCCTCCTTGAGGCTCACCGGGACGTCCGGAAAGACGACGTACATCGGGAAGAACGCGGCGAGGAGGCTGATCAGGACGAACACCGGGCCGAGGGGGCCGACGGAGAACCCGGGAACGAACTCGACGGCGACCTCGAGGACGGTGACCGCGCTGAAGCCGAGCGTGGCAGCCAGCAGGACGATCATCGAGTCCCAGAGGGTGTTCAGTAGCGAGGACGATCGCACAGTGCCGTAGACGGCCGAGAACATCTGGTCGAGGCCGTGAAGGACACGACTAGCGCCCCAGATGAGGCCGACGGCACCGATGGCCGTCGCCCCCTGTCGGCCCGTTTCGTCCAGGAGCGTCTCTGCGAGGATTTGCCGGGCGGTGGGGGTCAGTACGTCTTCGGAGATTTCGGCCACCCGGGTCGCCAGCGGCTCGCCGCCGATGGACGCTGCCACGCCGAGGGATAGCAGCGATAGCGGCACGAGGGAGAGGAAGGCGTAGAACGCGACGGCTGCCGACAGCAGCGTCAGTTGTTCCGCCCGTGCGAGCGAGAGGATGCGATAGGTGAGCTGAATCGTGCGGCGACGGTCGATCACGGGTGGGTCTTCCTCGGCGAGGGTAATAGCCCTGCGGACGAGTGTGTCCCGCGACACGTCGCGCTGTTGGGCTGTCGAATCACCTCCGTGGAGCGGTCGATTTGCGGTCGACATCCACCAGACCTATCGTCCAAACTCCAAAAGAAAGCAACATGATTCAGCGTCGGTGTCCCGACTGTGCCGTGACGATGGAGGAGACGACGGTCCGGACCGGCAGCGGCTACGGGCTCCGGATCGACGGCGGCAAGCACGACGGCGTGCTCGGTAAACTTGGCCTCGAGTCGACGACGAAACTCGAGGCGGTGTGCTGTCCGGAGTGTGGTCTCGTTCGGCTGTACGCGGCCACGGATGCAGATGGAGACGCGGACGCGAATGGGGACGCAGACGGGAATCTCGAGGCCTGACGCTCACTCCAGACTCGCCCTCGTCGCCTCGAGAATCTCGCCCACGTGGGCGTCCGTCTTGAACGTCGTTCCGCCGTAGTGGGTCTTCGAGGTCGCGTACCCCGCCGACTCGAGATCGGCCAGGAAGTCGGCCATCGCGTTAGCGGGTAGCCCCCAGTTCTTGCAGAGCTTGTGCTGGTCGTAGTAAGTCGGTTCGTCGAGTTCGGTCGTGAGCGTCTCCAGGAGCGCCCGTCCCGTCTCGGCGGTCCCGAACTCGTCCGGGATTCGGTCGCGAACGTCGGCGACGAACTCACGATCGCGAACCGGACCGAGCCAGAGCGGGCCGGCCGCTAGCAGTCGGGAGCCGTCGCAGTTGGGGCACGTGCGAAGCGGGAGATCCGCATCGGGCGCTAGCCCGAACGCGTCCTCGCGGTACAGGCAGTCCTCGCAGTGGATCAGGAAACCCAGTTCCTCGAGGCTGGCATCCGCTGCGGTCGGCTTCCGGTCGAGTTCGAGGAACGTGCGGACGTAGTGGCTGGTCGCGTGCGTGAGGATCGGGGTGACGCCGACGTCGAACCGGGCGGCACTCCGGGTGAGCCCCGAGAGCAGGGTCCGGACGCCCATTTCGGTGTGGTACTCCGTATTTCGAGGGACGGCGCCGTAGGAGCGAATCCCGCTTCTGAAGTGTGCGCCACACAGCGGCGCGGTGTCGGTCGCAGTGACGCAGACGAGGTGGCGACACCGGGCGAACGCCGCGTCGGCAAACGGCATCGGCGTGCCGTATGGATCGAGGTCGATCACGTCGAAGACGGCGTCGTGCATCAGGGCGGTGACGTTCCGGTGGACGACCTCGGCGTCGACCCCGAGTTCGAAGCCGGCGCGCTCGAGGTTCTCGCTGGCGAGGTCCACGGCGTCCGGCTCGCGGTCACAGCAGGTGACGTCCCAGCCGTCGACCGCCGCCCGGAGGCCGCGGACGCCGCTGGCAGTCATGGCGTCCAGGTAGCGCCGTGCTCGTGGCTGGCGTTCGCGGAACGCTCGCAGCGTCGCTATCGTCAGGTCCCGATTCAGCTCCTGGCGGGGGTTGTAGAACACCGACTCCTCGACACCTTCGGTCTGTTCGCCGGGAACCTCGAACTCGACGCCACCCTCCGTCACGCGCATACCCGTTCTCGACGGTGGGGGGCGAAAAACGGTGTGATTTCCACGTTCCCGCCCGGACACCCAAACCGATATGACGGTCCGACAGAGAGTACCCGACGTGCCCGAGTCGAACGCCGATCCCGTCGAGCGCTGGCAGGCCGACCTCGAGGAGGCCGGCGAACTCTCCCCCTCGATCGTCGAGCGCATCTCCCGCCTGCACGGCGACCGCGGGGTGCGGGCCATCGAGGCCGTCGCGGAGGGGCGGGTCAAGGTCTACCGGGATTTCACCGTCGTCGTGGGTTACGAGGACGAGTACGTCGTCGAGGACGGCGGCTGTACCTGCAAGGACAGCGAGTTTAACCTCGATCCCGAGGATCCCACGGCGCTGTGCTGGCACGTTCTGGCCGTCTCGATCGGCCGTCGCGTCGGCCACGTCGACTACCACGACATGTGGTACTCCGACGTGCGCGAGTTTCTCTGAATTAGTCCCCCTCGTCGGGCGGCGTCACCGCAATCGTGTGCTCGATCAGCGACTCGTAGCCCCGCCGCAGTCGATTCGAGAGCGCCTGTGGCGTGATGTCCATCTCGCTGGCGACGTCCTCGAGCGTGACCTCCGGCGAGGAGAAGTACCCGCGTTTCCACGCCGTCAACAGCGCCTCGTGTTGCTTGGCCGTGACGCCGAATTTCGTCCTGGACTGAGGATTGGCCCGATCGTACAGCCGCGTGAGTTCGAACGGGATCTCCTGGTCCTCACAGTAGGTGCTGAACTGCGAGAGGGCGTCGCCGTCGGGAAACCGCATTCGAAGCTCCCAGCGCTCGTGCTGGGCCGAGGCCTCGAGAATCGTCGCGTCCGCCGACGTGTACGCGTAGACGATTGCGTCGACGTCCTGGATCAGGTCGGCTCGATACAGAGTCGTTTCCTGGAACCGATCGATTCGCGTGAGTCCCTGGACTGACGGATCGTCCGCGGCGGCGGATTCGAAGGCGCCAAGATCGACGCCGCTGACCCTGAAGTACGGCGTAATGAGTTCCTCGGTGGCGGCGACGCGCTCGATTTCGACGACGGCGTCCGCCTCGGTCTCGAGCGTTTCGTGGAGGGCAAACGCCTCGGTCGGCACGTAAAACTCCGCGAATAGCGCCATCGTCGTCGGTCATGGGACGAGCGGCGGCAAAAAACCCTGGCCTACCTGGACGGTTCCGTGGACAACAGCGGAGACGGTTCCGTGGACAACAGCGGAGACGGCTCCATGGACAACTGCGAGGGACAGCCTCGTCGTAACCGTGGGGGAACTCGTCGACTCCGACTCAGGCGTCCAGGACCTGTCGAAGCACGTCGGGCGCGTCCTGGAGCGCCTCGTCGAGCGCATCGACGTTCGGCCCGCCACCCTGGGCGAAGTCGGCCGGGCCGCCGCCGCCACCGCCGACTCGCGAGGCGAGTTCGCCGACGACCTCGCCGGCGTTGACGTCGGCTCCGTCGGGGACCGCGACGACGAACTGCGCGCCGCTCTCGCCGGAACCTATCACGGCGATCTTCCCCTCGTCCGCGAGGGCGTTGGCCGTCGCCCGAAGTTCGTCCATGTCGGCGTCGATTCGCTGGACGACGGCGGTCGTCTCGCCGACCTCGACCTCCTCGCCGCCGCCACCGCCGCTGGCGCGGGCGGTTGCGAGCTGTTCTTTCAGGGCCTCGATCTCCTTGCCGCGAGCCTTCCACTCCTCGAAGAAGCGCTCGGCGGTCTCCGGGACGTTCTCGGGGGAGACGTCGAGGGCCTCGGCGGCCCCGTAGAGGGCGTCCTCGGTGCGCTGGGTGGACTCGATAGCCGCGTCGCCGGCGGCGAAGACGAGTCGCTCGACGCCGTCCTGGACGCGCTCGGTGGTCAGGATCTTGATCACGCCGATGTCGCCGGTACGGGCGACGTGCGTACCGCCGCAGGCCTGGACGTCCTCGGCGACGTGGATGAGTCGGATGTTCGTTCCCGGCGGAATCCCGCCCTGATAGAGGTCGAAGCCGTGTTCGGCCTCGGCCTCGTGTCGGTGGGGCCACTCCTGGTCGACGGCGACGTTGTCCATCACCATTCCGTTGGCGACGCGTTCGATGCGCCTGACGGCCTCCCGGGAGATTCGGTTGTAGTGACGGATGTCGACCCGCGAGGACTCGACGCCCTTCTGAGCGCCCGCCTGGCGGACGTGCTCGCCGAGCACCTGCCGGGCGGCGTGCATGACGATGTGGGTCGCCGTGTGGTGGCGCATCAACTGTCGTCGCCGGGGGGCGTCGAGCTGTCCCTTGACGAACTCGCCTTTCCCCGGATCCTCGTCGGTCCGGTGGGTGACGACGCCGTCCTCGATCTGGACATCGAGCACGTCGACGGTCTTCTCCTCGCTCGAGAGCGTGCCCCGATCGGCTGGCTGGCCACCACCCTCGGGGTAGAACATCGTCTGGTCGAGCACGACGTCGTAGCCCTCCTCGCGGTCGAACACGTCGAGGACGACCGCCTCGAACTGGGTTCGCTGCTGGTCGTCGTAATACAGTTTCTCGGTCTCGGGGAGGTCGGCGAACCGCTCGTCGCCCTCCTCGGTGGCTTCCTCGACCGTTGTCGTGTCGTGGCGGTCGGCGACGAGACTGTAGAAGTCGTCAGGGACGGCCACGTCGGCGCCGGCGTCGGCGGCGATCTCCTCGACCATGTCGGGCTGGATGCCGTGGCTGTCGTAGAGTTCGATCAGTTCCTCGAGGGGGATCGACTCGCCTTTCTTCGCGTACTCCGCAGCGAGGGCTTCGACCCGTCGGCCGCCGCGCTCGAGCGTCTCGCGGTACTTCTCGACCTCGGTGCGGACGATGTCCCGGACGGTGTCGCGGTTCTCGTACCCGAGGCGCTCGGCCTGCATGTCGACGAGTTCGTCGAGGGGGGCGTCGACACCGACCGTGTCGCACAGCCGCTTCGTTCGGCGGAGCACCATCCGCGCGAGGTAACCTGTGCCGACGTTCGAGGGGACGATGCCGTCGCCGAACATGTACGCGAGGGTCCGGCAGTGGTCGGCGATGGCGTAGATTCGTTCGAGGGGCTCGACGAGGTCGCGGAGACCGCTGACGTCGACGCCGAGTTCGTCCGCGATGTCCCCGCGGGCGGCCTCGACGTCGTCCACGTCGTCGATGTCGAGCTGGCCCGAGAGCCGCGCTGCCCGGGCGACGAGGTCGGCTTCTTCGTCGGTGTACTCCAGCCCCGCGTTGTCTTTGAGGAAGTCGATCATCTCGGGATAGATCGCCTCGTAGACCGTCGCCGTCCCCTGGCTCATCCAGGTCCAGCGCTCGAGGCCGTAGCCCGTGTCGACGATGTAGGTGTCCATGAACGAGTAGGTGTTCCCGTCCTTGAGTTCGTACTCGCCGTCGGGGTCCTGTTCCATACACATGAAGACCAGCGTGGCCAGCTCGAGGCCCTTGTAGATGACCTCGATGGCGGGCCCGGCGTTGCCGCCGCCGACCCACGGATCCTCGATGTAGGTGACGTCGGTGATGTCTGCGCCCAGGGAGTCGAGCAGTTCGTCACAGAGTTCGACGGTGCGGTCCTTCCAGTAGACCTCGCCCTCGTAGGCGTACTCTTCCTCGGCGTCCTCGCGGACGTTGAACGCGTGGTGGGCCATCATCTCGAAGGCCATCGTGTGCCGGCCCGTCTTGCCCACGTTGTCGATGTCCTGCATCCGGATGCAGGGCTGACTGACGGTCAGCGGGTTCGCCGGCGGCGGCGTCTTCCCCGACGTAACTAGCGGCTGGAAGTCGTAGATCGAGGCCTGGGTCAACAGGACGTCGTCGCGCCAGCGGTTGGCCGCCACCGGGTACGGATCGATGCGCTCGTGGTCGTGGTCCTCGAAGAACGAGAGGAACGCCTCGCGCATCTCCTCGAGGGTGTACTCCTCGGCGAACCCCGGTTCGTCGATGAAATCGTACTGCTCACAGGGCGGTTCCCCGCAGGTCTCGCGGTCGTGATCGCGCGTCCAGAAATGTGCCCCACAGGAGGGGCACTCCTTGCGCTCGAACCCCTCCTCCTCGAAATACTCGAGTCGGTACTCCTCCTCCAGTTCACTCATTCGTACCTCGTACTGGCCCTGCAGGCGGTAAAACAGTTGCGCAACGGGTGTCACGGCTCATTCTCTGGGCGCCTGGAACGCCCATCTGTCCGACCCGCGTGTCGCTCGAATCGGCTATTGCGTGACGAATAGATCACGAAATAAATAAGTACTCTCAGTTGCACTTTCCGTTATAATGTTAGCGATCAAATATGTGTCTCGACTCGGACGACGTCCGTCTCGAGGCCGCGACGGGCCGACCCTCCCCCGTCCGTCGACGACGGTCGCGGCCATGGCTGTAGCTACGGTCGCAGTCTCAACCACGGCTACGGCTGCAATAGTAAACGAGGTCGAACGTCGACGATGACGACGCGACGGTCCCTGCTGCGGAAAATCGGCTTGACCGGTATCGGCACAGCTACTGGTATCGCCCTCCTCCCGACACCCCCGCACTCGACCACACTTCACGGCACGGTCGAGGGCACCGAACCGCCCACGGCTGCCGTTGACTGGATCGGCACGGAAATCACCACCGAAGACGAGACGCCCGTCTGCCGCTATCACTACGCACCGACGCGCGACGGGTTCGTCCCTACGGCGCCGTTCAACGTCGTGCTGATACCCGCTGCGGACGGCGAGGCGGGCCTCGAGCGCGTCATGACCGTCCTGGACGAGGAGGGATGGGTCCGAAATCCGGTGGAATACACGCGATTCGCGTGGAATCGAACGACCGACTCGTACGTCCGCCAGCAGGCGACTGCCGCCCAGACCTACTGGGGGGCCAGCGGTCGGCGCCACGTCCGGTGCTGGTCGTTCGAGGACGTCGTCTCGATGCAGGCCCACGAGGACACCGGCGCTCGCCCGAAACACGGCATCGCCTCCTACCGGCGGGGGCGGGAGACCATCGAGGCAATCTTCGACGCCGCCGGCTGGCGGGTCTCCCCCGGAGCGATCGATCTGACCAACGAGTCCGGCCCGGATCACGACGGACGCGCGACGCTCATCCTGGAGGACCCGTGAGCACCGACGTCCCTTCCCTCCCCGAGCGAGCGACGCCTGGCCTCGTCCTCGAGCTCCTGGACCACCCCTGGCTCGGCCTCGAGCGCCGACGGACGGTCGCCGTCGGCGGCTACCTGTGTGGGCTCATCGCACTGTTCCTGATCAGCCACGTCGGCACACGCGTCACGATCGACGACGTCGTCCTCGACTCGCTGACGGTGGGATTCGACACCGTCAGAACGATCGCTATCGCGCTCGTCACCCCAACGATCCTGCTGATTCCGCTCTGTTACGCGGCCTGGAACGGCGGTCCGGCGCTATCGTTCACGCTGCCGCTCGTGCCGGTGACCATCGGCGACCTCCTCGCCGGCGGGTACGTCCTCGACCTGGACGTCGCGCTCGCGTTGACCGTCGGCGCGAGCGCGGCCGCCGTCGCGCTCGTATCCGCCGACGTTCGGCGACTCGGATCGGTTCGGGTGTGGTGCTCGAGCGAGATCGACGTCGATCGGCTTCTGTTCGTTACGGCGCTCGCAATCGTGGCGGTCGTGGGCGTCGGCCGGTTCGTCGCCGTCGCGCCGGCGTACGTGGTCGAGTGGTACGCCCCGTTCGGCGGCCTCTGGATCGTCGCTGCCGCGATCCTCGGATTCTACTGGGTACGGTGGGCGTGGTCGCTGTCGGTAGATCGCGCTCGCTCGAGCGAGTCGGTCTGACAGCGAGTGGGGTCTCGACTGATCTCACCTGGATGGATCCGAAGAATTCCGGCACTGAACAACCCACAGATATATGTTAGATATCGCCCATTCTACGGTAACTCGAGCGTCGTTTCCAGCGTTCCGCCTCACTAGCTATGACCGATACCGTCCTCTACGTAACTGCACCCGATGCCGGGCCGTCGGCCGATACGACCAGGTCCGAAGGCGTTCTCGAACTCGAACGCGAACTCGGGCGGGTGGCCCCGCGGTCGTCCGTCGAGTGCGTCGATTCGATCCAGGCTCTCGACGAGCGCGTCGTCGCTGCAGAGTGCGTCGTCTTCGAGGAGGACGCGACCGGTGATGCTCCATCGATCGAAGCCGTCGCCGCTGCCTGTACTGGAACGCCGCTCATCTATTACGGCAATCCTGACCGTGCCCCTGCTGCCGATCCTGGCCACGGTGCCGATCCCGATCACGACCCCAGCGCCAATCCCGATTACGGTCCCGACGCCGATCCGAACCACGACCTCGACGCCGACTCGCGCGCCGATTCCACGTCGATCCGCACCCTCGGGGGTATCGACGGGTTCGTTCGCCGGACCGACGGCTCGGCGATTCACCTGGCCGACGAGATCGACTGGCAGTGCGGACGGCAGCCGCGACAGACAACGGCGACCGCTACAGTGGACGAAAGTGGCGACCGTCCGAAGGTCGCTCGCCTCCACCGGATGACCACTCGACTCGTCGCGTGTCGCTCCGAGGAACGCCTCCTCGATCTCGCCATCGAGTCGGCAGAAGACATCCTCGGATTCGACGCGTCGTCGATCTCGTTAGCCGAAGAGCGAGACGGCGAGACGAAGTTGGTGATTCGCGCCGGCTCGGACAAATTCGACGACATCTCGCGAGCACACGATCTCTCGGAGGGAATCCTCGGCAAAACCTACCGGGAACAACGCTCGTTCCTGCTCCAGGACGTGGCGGATCACCCCGACGCCCGTCCGCACGAGGACGGCTACCGATCGGCGATTAGCGTCCCGATCGAGGAGTTCGGCGTCTTTCAGGCGATCTCGACAGAAGAACGCGCCTACGACGAGTCCGATCTCGAGTTCGCCGAGTTGCTCGTGACGTACGTCGCCCAGACGCTCAGTCGCCTCCGCGTTGCAGAGACGTTGCGCGAACGGCGCAAGCGCCTGACCAGGCTCCACGAGGGGACGACCAAAATCGTCGGCTCGACCGACGAGGCGGCGGTCTACGAGCGCGCGCTCGAGACGACGGAGACGGTACTCGAACTCGACATCTGCGTCTTCCTCTCGGCGGACCTCGAGACCGAGGAACTCGTCCCCGAGGCCTACTCGGACACGATGGACGAGCAATTGGCCAGGAGGGTGCCCCTCGACCACGGAATCGTCGGCGAGACCTACCAACGGGGCGAGCCGTCGGTCATCGACGAAGTCGTGATCGAGGACCCGGAGATCGAGGGCCTGGAACGATTCAAGTCGGCTATGACCGTACCCCTCGGAGAGTACGGCGTCTTCCAGGCGGTCTCCGAGCAATCACACGCCTTCGACGACGTCGATCTCGAACTGGCGGAACTCCTGTGTGCCCACGTGACCGAAGCCATCGGCAGGGCGCGGGCCGAAGCCAGCCTCGTCGAGGAACGGGATCGGCTCTCGGCGCTGTTCGACAACGTCCCCGACCCCGCCGTCCAGTACCACCTCTCGGACGGCGAACCGACGGTCCGGGCGGTCAACGATCGATTCGAGGAGGTCTTCGGGTTCGATACCGGGACCGTTCTGCACGAGGACGTCGACGACTTCATCATCCCACCGGGATACGAGGACGAAGCGCGCCGGCTCAACGAGGCGCTGTTCGCCGGCGAAACCCTGCGCGTCGTCACGCGGCGACGAACCGCGACCGACGTTCGGGACTTCCTGGTCAACGTCGTCCCGCTCACCGCCGGCGAACGAAGCGTCGAGGGGTACGCCATCTACACCGACATCACCGACCAGAAGCGCCACGAACGCGCGCTCACGGCGAAGAACGAGCGCCTGGACGAGTTCGCCAGTATCGTCAGCCACGATCTCAGGAACCCCCTCAACGTCGCCCAGGGCTACCTCGAGTTGCTCGGCGAGACCGGCGATAAGTCCCATCTCGCGGAGATTGACGATGCGCTCGATCGGATGGACGAACTCATCGAGCGCCTGCTCACTCTCTCGCGACGCGGCGACGTGATCGACGACACCGAACCCCTCGAGATCCACGCCGTCGCGACGAAGGCCTGGTCGGCAGTCGACACCGGCGGGGCGACGCTGCAACTCGGGGAGAACCAGTCGATCGAGGCTGACCGGGCACGACTCCGGGAAGCGCTCGAGAACCTGTTTCGAAATTCGGTGGAACACGGCTCGAGCGAATCCAGCGGGGAACGAAACGGCGACGCGATCGACCTGACCATCACCGTCGGAGCCCTCCAGGACGGCTTCTTCGTCGCCGACGATGGCGTCGGCATTCCGCCGGATGCGCGCCAGTCGGTGTTCGAAACGGGGTACACGACCGCCAGCAGCGGGACCGGCTTCGGGCTGAATATCGTCGACCAGATCGCTCGTG
This region of Natronosalvus halobius genomic DNA includes:
- the alaS gene encoding alanine--tRNA ligase, coding for MSELEEEYRLEYFEEEGFERKECPSCGAHFWTRDHDRETCGEPPCEQYDFIDEPGFAEEYTLEEMREAFLSFFEDHDHERIDPYPVAANRWRDDVLLTQASIYDFQPLVTSGKTPPPANPLTVSQPCIRMQDIDNVGKTGRHTMAFEMMAHHAFNVREDAEEEYAYEGEVYWKDRTVELCDELLDSLGADITDVTYIEDPWVGGGNAGPAIEVIYKGLELATLVFMCMEQDPDGEYELKDGNTYSFMDTYIVDTGYGLERWTWMSQGTATVYEAIYPEMIDFLKDNAGLEYTDEEADLVARAARLSGQLDIDDVDDVEAARGDIADELGVDVSGLRDLVEPLERIYAIADHCRTLAYMFGDGIVPSNVGTGYLARMVLRRTKRLCDTVGVDAPLDELVDMQAERLGYENRDTVRDIVRTEVEKYRETLERGGRRVEALAAEYAKKGESIPLEELIELYDSHGIQPDMVEEIAADAGADVAVPDDFYSLVADRHDTTTVEEATEEGDERFADLPETEKLYYDDQQRTQFEAVVLDVFDREEGYDVVLDQTMFYPEGGGQPADRGTLSSEEKTVDVLDVQIEDGVVTHRTDEDPGKGEFVKGQLDAPRRRQLMRHHTATHIVMHAARQVLGEHVRQAGAQKGVESSRVDIRHYNRISREAVRRIERVANGMVMDNVAVDQEWPHRHEAEAEHGFDLYQGGIPPGTNIRLIHVAEDVQACGGTHVARTGDIGVIKILTTERVQDGVERLVFAAGDAAIESTQRTEDALYGAAEALDVSPENVPETAERFFEEWKARGKEIEALKEQLATARASGGGGGEEVEVGETTAVVQRIDADMDELRATANALADEGKIAVIGSGESGAQFVVAVPDGADVNAGEVVGELASRVGGGGGGPADFAQGGGPNVDALDEALQDAPDVLRQVLDA
- a CDS encoding GAF domain-containing protein; the protein is MTDTVLYVTAPDAGPSADTTRSEGVLELERELGRVAPRSSVECVDSIQALDERVVAAECVVFEEDATGDAPSIEAVAAACTGTPLIYYGNPDRAPAADPGHGADPDHDPSANPDYGPDADPNHDLDADSRADSTSIRTLGGIDGFVRRTDGSAIHLADEIDWQCGRQPRQTTATATVDESGDRPKVARLHRMTTRLVACRSEERLLDLAIESAEDILGFDASSISLAEERDGETKLVIRAGSDKFDDISRAHDLSEGILGKTYREQRSFLLQDVADHPDARPHEDGYRSAISVPIEEFGVFQAISTEERAYDESDLEFAELLVTYVAQTLSRLRVAETLRERRKRLTRLHEGTTKIVGSTDEAAVYERALETTETVLELDICVFLSADLETEELVPEAYSDTMDEQLARRVPLDHGIVGETYQRGEPSVIDEVVIEDPEIEGLERFKSAMTVPLGEYGVFQAVSEQSHAFDDVDLELAELLCAHVTEAIGRARAEASLVEERDRLSALFDNVPDPAVQYHLSDGEPTVRAVNDRFEEVFGFDTGTVLHEDVDDFIIPPGYEDEARRLNEALFAGETLRVVTRRRTATDVRDFLVNVVPLTAGERSVEGYAIYTDITDQKRHERALTAKNERLDEFASIVSHDLRNPLNVAQGYLELLGETGDKSHLAEIDDALDRMDELIERLLTLSRRGDVIDDTEPLEIHAVATKAWSAVDTGGATLQLGENQSIEADRARLREALENLFRNSVEHGSSESSGERNGDAIDLTITVGALQDGFFVADDGVGIPPDARQSVFETGYTTASSGTGFGLNIVDQIARAHGWTVEITDSDAGGAQFEFRKGSPEDAASEPVTDSTGDTDHGRRSNLEPPADGSDPSA